The window ACATTCCTTGATCCCCAGCCTCACGGCGTTCATCCAAACCAACAGTTGTAGATGTAAAGTTATTCTGATAGAGGCTTCAACCCTATCCCCGCCGTCCATAGTTAGAAGAACTGTCCTGTAAGATTTTTCTGAGAGGAGTCTGTGCAGCTTCTCAGCAAGTTGGTCCTTCGGACCATCCTGGATTATTATGGTTAGATCTCTTCTTGTCAGGCTGAAGAGATCCATATGGCTGAACTGTTCGGTCAACTGAGCTTGAGTCTTAGAGCCGAAGACCTCTAGAATCTTGGCTTTACCATATATGGCGAATGGGTAGGCTAAGCCTGTGCCGACTATGAATGTTGCGGATTCAGGATCGAAGTTGACTCCGGCAGCCCATAGTTTGGCCTCATCATACATATCTTGAAGGTTGCATATTCTTGGTAGGGGTTTTATTCTGGAGTATGATGCTAGGAGGCTCATTGTGAAACTCGATGTTCCAGGGGTTAGATATCCTAAGCTTCTATATTTCAACTCTATCAGGTCGTCGCAGCTTCTTGCCAAGACGCTGTTCACATTGGCAGTTATAGCTGTAACCCTTGCAGCATGACCCTTAACCATCCTAGCAGCATGAATGTTGCTTCCAGTCCTGCCTGAGACAGATATCACATAAAGATGTTTCCCATCAACTATCCATGGGCTCCTGGATAATTCATATGGGTCTGCGATGGAGGACCTGTATCCGCTGTATATCTCAGCTGCAACTGCTGCAGCATATGAGTCGCCTGCACCTGTAAATACATACCTGCACCCATTCAACATTGAAATATCTGGAGGAGGCAATGTTGAAAGGTAGTCGATATATACCGGTATGTCTTCGACCTGATATTTGATCTCGAGACCCATAGATTCTACAGTACCTGGCAATCTTTATCCAACCGAATCGTACAAGTTTATAGCCGATGAAGATCGTAGTTTTCAGGAACCCGAAACTTTTTTAGCTGCCTCCTCACCGAGGCTGCATCTTGGATACCTACATTCCAAACATTCTGGAGGTTTGGTTTGAGGTTGCGCAGTACCTTTGACAGATCTGGCGAGTCTAAGGGTTTCCATCACGTTTTCTTCAGGGCCCTTGACTATCAGGGTTACGGCGCCTTCAGCCCCATATACTCCCCCAGCCCCTATCGGTATAGCTTCAGCTCCAGTCAAGATCTGAATTGCCTTAACCTCATCTACTACCATCCCTGGAAGAGGTAGGAGGCCTACTGGCATACCCATGGAGTAATCCATCCTCCCTATCCCAGCCTCTGAAGCTGCCTTAAAGATTGGGGTAGGTATCAGCTTCTCCAATCCCACAGGGATTACTATGTTGACCCCTCTTGCTGACGCTATTCCAATAGCTTTTCCAGCCGTTCCGCCTATCGGACTGCCTAAGAATATACCTGCATTCCCCTGAGGGTCTAGAGCGTTCGCTCCCTTTATGAATACGTCTCTCGAACCCATCATGTTGAGCGTTTGATCCAGCGTCAAGTCTTCACGTAAAAGACCTTTCTCGAAGACCCATACCCTGGCGTATCCACGCTGCCTTATGGAGTCCAGCATCTCCTGCATAATGCATGTCCCCCTAGGAATCGTTATACCACACCCATAACCTTCAGTCACCCTCCTATTCAAGAGCTCCTCCAGGATGAAGGCGCAGGTTGTACTTGCACCTACAAGGATTATCCCTTCAGTTTTGGCTCTCTTCACAATGTCTAGAGAGACAACTGCTTTGGCTATAAGCTTCTTTGACTCAGCTGGTGTGAGAGTAATCTGTATACGCATAATTGAATTTTAGGGGGTAGTTTGCTGAAAAAAGTTTTGGTATGATCAAAATCGTAGGAATAACTGGAATATATGTGAATTGGATTCTATAGAAACATTCGCATCTCAGTTGTAGGCTTGAAACCCATCGACTCATATAGATGTCTACTCGCATCCACAGCATGCAACGTGAGGGTCTTAAACCCATTAGCTCTACACCATTCCAAAATAGTTTCAAGTATTATTCTGGCCAGACCTCGACGTCTATGATCAGGCTCAGTATATACGCTGTGGATGTAGATGTAGCGTAGGGTATCATCTTGAGGTCTAGGAGGTTGCTCATAAATTGAGATCCCGCCACCGGACGCTACTTCGCCATCCTTCGTCTCTATAAGCCACGCCTTGAAATTACCAGCCGGCATAGCCCTCCTGACATATCTCTCATATGCCCTATCCATCGAGTCGAGTGCCTTCTCGTCTCTGGCGCCAATGGCCTCCATAAACATAAGTCTCCTATGCCGAACCAGAACCTGAATATCCTCCAACGTCGCCTCACGCAAGACATATTCACCGAGATCTTTGATAACAGACACATATCACACCTTCCATGAATCTAAGGGCTAAACTGGTCTAAGACTCATAGGATTTCTAAAGCTTTTCCTTCAAGAACATTCAACCCCTACCTTTGCTATCTACAACTAGAACGCTTCAGAGATCATTCTCAAAATTTTAAATATAAGTTGAAGGCTTACAAAAAATTAACTTTGGAGTGTATTACTTTATGGATAAAAGAAGGCTTTTGCTCATACCAATTACATTTTTGCTTCTTATTCAAGCAGTTAACGCCGCACCAAGTGGATCAATAGATCAACCTGTTGGTACGATTGCTGATAACGTACTGGTTTTAGGTGGAGAGGAAGATGTGACTGTTGCTTTTAGAAACTCGGCTGGCGCAGATGTCAGTGACGTTGCTTCAACGATACAGTATATCACTCTTTCAGCGGCAAATCTAAACCCGACACGTACAATAATCGATACTACAGATGCGTATTGGGAGATATACAGGCCAGACTCAACCATTAGAGCCAGCGGCACTGTCCCAGTATCATTAGAAACGAACGCCATCTACTCCCCATACTCAACATCTCAAACCGTCTACATGTATACTTGGTCTCTCGGAAAACCTAGTGAAAGTCTGGAAGCCTATACGAGTAGCGGCCAATTCAGTGATGGCCTTAAGATACTTAGGCCTGGGGAGACTGTCAAGCTGAAGGTCAAAGTGAAATGTCAAAATAAGGTCGGCGACACTAGAATCTGGTTCTTCTTCAGAGCTACAGAAGCTGAATATCAGTCTGTAAGCTACCCGACGGACATTGGTTCAATTCCTTTAAACATGCGAGCTAATCTTTACTATTCCAAGTTGCCTGGTCCTGACCAGACAAAGTATTGGCTGCCACTACACAACAGTTACGATCCTTACGATCAAGATATTGTGACAGGACACAATTTCGACCAAAACTCTTGGAATAGAGGGTTAACCATCCATGCTTTCGCAAAAGGAAGTAAGCTTATACATCAAAAACCTGAGGAAGATCCTGAAGAACCTGAAGAACCGAGCTACTCTCTACATATATGTGGCGAGAAATTTGAGGATTCTAATAGGAATGGAGTGTATGATGTTGAGGTTGAGCATGGAATAGGCCTCCTTATTGGAGGCTCATGGGTTGAGCCTGGGGTAACGTTTATACTTTTGGGGCCAGATATGAAGACGAAGGCGACAGAATATTATACAGAGTTGAGTTATCCGCCTCCTGAGGATGAGCATCCGGACATTCTTCAATCTGGTGAGAACGGTCTCAGAGGTAGCTACTGCTTCAACCTAGTAGGAGCTATAGAAGGCAAAACATACACATTCTATATCAAGGAGGAGGTTCCAGCTGGCAGGGAGGCGACAACTGCAACACTGATAGGGCCAATAACCCTCATAGCAAATTCTGAAGGCCCAAGGGAAAGTATCAATAACCATTTCGGAAACACAGCACCCATAACACCTAAACCGGTAGGCGGAGTCTACATACCCGTAAATAAACTTACATTATTAATGCCTTACCTAGTGTTTCTGGGGCTTATCTCCACATTCATTCTAATAGCAATTAGAAGTAGAAACAACTGAAGCATCTCTAAAATCCTTAGCTTACAACCCTGCATAGCGTCTTCTGAACTTAGATGTATCTCAAATAGGTGAGGCGGCAACCCCTCGCCCCAGTGAATATAAGGTTCCTTAATATTCAACAGCCTCCGATAAAATAGCTGCAAATATAGAGGGATAAAGGCTTAGGCAGCTACATGTGACCCGCCAGCTTACGCTGGCGGTCCCCTAGCACTAAATTTATGGCGCCGCCGGAAGGATTCGAACCCTCGACCAACGGGTTGCTGCAGCCATTGAATTAGGTGCTTAACAGCCTCAGCCCCAACCTTTGAGAGGTTTGGGTCCGCTGCTCTACCACTGAGCTTGCGCCTACGCCACTTCAGGTGTAAACGGCGGCTCAACCATCGGCGGCACCAACCATCAAAATTTACGTGAAGTATTAAAATATTTGGTAGACATCCATATACATATTCGGCAGATAATCATCAGTCGCAGGAAGAAATATTTTATAACCCATTAAGTTCCTTGATTAGATATAGGTGAGGGGCCCGTAGCTCAGTCCGGTCTGGAAGAGAATCCACGGAGAGAGCGACAGATCGAAGGTCGATGCTCATAAGAGGCTGAGTGACCTGTTGGTCATGGGTTCAAATCCCACCGGGCCCACCACGCAACGATCTTGAAAAAATACAGATTATATATTGGATGGTGGGAAATCTCTCCACAAACACTTCAGGAATCTTTCGCTGTTTAGACGGGGGGGTCGCAGGGTCATCTGGCCATAACATCCACCTTTCATCAAATGTTGTTCATTCAGGATCTTTACCGGAATTTTTCTGCAACTGTCCTAGCGATAGTTAGAGATGAATCAGAAATTCATGCATTTGATTGCTGGCCTCAATAACAGTCTTAAGTCGCCTCCCCACAGATTTAGGACCTTATAGAAGGTTCAATCTAGATTGAGGTTGCATAAACTTCATCGCAAATGGATCGTATTCATATCCTCATCACTACTATATTTCCTCGCATATTTTCACAGGGTCTCGGCGACAGTCATAGTTGAGGATTTGATGAGGGACTTCTCTGCGAGTGCTACATCTATAGGCTTCCTGACATCCCTATACTTTTACACTTACGCGGCTATGCAGCTTCCAGCCGGTTTACTCGCAGACAGTCTCGGACCAAGAAAGACCCTGACACTCTTCTGTCTAATCACAGGTTTCGGAACATTGACCTTCGCCGTCTCCAGCAACCTCTCCATGGCTATGCTTGGAAGGACCATGATAGGATTAGGTGTCTCAGTAGCATTTCTATCCTCTGCGAAACTTATAGCGTCCTGGTTTGATGTTGGAAGTTTCGCCAGTGTAACGGGACTCCTCGTATCGATAGGAAATCTCGGAGGGCTCTTTGCTTCGGCACCACTTGCCATTATGATCACAGGCCTCGGCTGGCGGAACTCTTTCCTAGGAATAGCCCTATCCACCTTCACATTGACTTTGGCCTTATGGCTTCTGGTTGAGGATGATCCCAGCGGAGTTTCCAAGCGATATCGTGAGGTTGGGCTAGACGATGCGTCAAAAAGGTCTGGAGATAAGCTCATACTGTCGAAGGGTTTGATCGCATCCATTAAGAATAGGAACTTCTGGTTCGCAGCATTTCCACCGTTCTTCTACTTCGGCTCATTCATCAGCTTTCAAGGGCTTTGGGGTGTCCCGTATCTGATGCAGGTCTACGGTTTTGGTAGGGTTGAGGCGAGTGGAATGGTCATGCTGGTTGCCTTAGGATTCCTCACCGGCGCATCCTTCTGGGGTTTCGCATCAGATAGAATCTTCCATTCCAGGAGGATGGTGTATCTCCTAGGCTCGATCCTTTTCACCTTAACCTGGTTCATGGTTACTTCTC of the Candidatus Bathyarchaeota archaeon genome contains:
- a CDS encoding GNAT family N-acetyltransferase, with protein sequence MSVIKDLGEYVLREATLEDIQVLVRHRRLMFMEAIGARDEKALDSMDRAYERYVRRAMPAGNFKAWLIETKDGEVASGGGISIYEQPPRPQDDTLRYIYIHSVYTEPDHRRRGLARIILETILEWCRANGFKTLTLHAVDASRHLYESMGFKPTTEMRMFL
- a CDS encoding MFS transporter — encoded protein: MRLHKLHRKWIVFISSSLLYFLAYFHRVSATVIVEDLMRDFSASATSIGFLTSLYFYTYAAMQLPAGLLADSLGPRKTLTLFCLITGFGTLTFAVSSNLSMAMLGRTMIGLGVSVAFLSSAKLIASWFDVGSFASVTGLLVSIGNLGGLFASAPLAIMITGLGWRNSFLGIALSTFTLTLALWLLVEDDPSGVSKRYREVGLDDASKRSGDKLILSKGLIASIKNRNFWFAAFPPFFYFGSFISFQGLWGVPYLMQVYGFGRVEASGMVMLVALGFLTGASFWGFASDRIFHSRRMVYLLGSILFTLTWFMVTSPTIQSLRLNFWMSPLLFMMGFTFGVMPISIVIVKELYPWDMMGVATGCANAIPFIGIAIFQMLLGYYLDTYGLVKVSGGVRIFSPDSFHNGFTICLLTLIVAVALTSMLEETRR